In Nerophis ophidion isolate RoL-2023_Sa linkage group LG03, RoL_Noph_v1.0, whole genome shotgun sequence, the following are encoded in one genomic region:
- the tpgs1 gene encoding tubulin polyglutamylase complex subunit 1: MADREKRRSAVSPPAVVAEGKASKSDTDSDFLSQAGVGELLRGAVLKMVEARPDDPIGFLADHFGSLASEVEAGSGDKDHLNNGPPGGGGGGAPAQQRLNRALWHLRLAHHSQRSAFSNNVRVAYNLLNLAGPCQGPHEVQEDPPRVSGGGGVRGGVYVQTLQCLCSEGGIPASTAAPLLCRLHCQDHEVVPYDVFRHGVLTCAIFSDYIRQAQRLYAEVCCPDQGSPSRALCLAVLGTLKDALETSRACDANARGGLCLESGAKAVRYLEANAKMSPHQLAQAMTAARTRGPGGGMDAKEFENAAAELFIARVKVVT; encoded by the exons atggccgacagaGAGAAGCGCCGGTCCGCTGTGTCTCCCCCTGCTGTCGTGGCCGAAGGCAAAGCCTCCAAGTCGGACACGGACAGCGACTTCCTATCGCAGGCCGGCGTCGGGGAGCTCCTCCGCGGGGCCGTGTTGAAGATGGTCGAAGCCAGGCCGGACGACCCCATCGGCTTCCTGGCCGACCACTTCGGCAGCCTGGCCTCGGAGGTGGAGGCCGGCAGCGGCGACAAGGACCACCTGAACAACGGCCCgccgggaggaggaggaggaggagccccGGCCCAGCAGCGTCTCAACCGGGCACTGTGGCACCTGCGCCTGGCTCACCACTCCCAGAG GTCGGCGTTCAGCAACAACGTCCGTGTAGCTTACAACCTCCTGAACCTCGCCGGGCCCTGCCAAGGTCCACATGAGGTCCAGGAGGACCCCCCGAGAGTGTCAGGCGGAGGGGGGGTCCGAGGGGGCGTGTACGTACAGACTCTGCAGTGCCTGTGCAGCGAGGGCGGCATCCCGGCCTCCACCGCCGCCCCCCTCCTGTGTCGCCTCCACTGCCAAGACCACGAGGTCGTCCCTTACGACGTCTTCCGCCACGGCGTGCTGACGTGCGCCATTTTCTCGGACTACATCCGCCAAGCCCAGCGGCTTTACGCCGAAGTGTGCTGCCCGGACCAGGGGTCGCCGTCCCGGGCGCTATGTCTGGCCGTGCTCGGCACCTTAAAGGACGCCTTGGAGACGTCGCGGGCGTGTGACGCCAACGCCAGAGGCGGCCTCTGCTTGGAGTCCGGGGCGAAGGCCGTTCGCTACCTGGAGGCCAACGCCAAGATGTCGCCGCACCAGCTGGCACAGGCCATGACGGCGGCGCGCACGCGGGGGCCGGGTGGCGGCATGGATGCGAAGGAATTCGAGAACGCTGCAGCGGAACTCTTTATCGCTCGTGTTAAAGTTGTTACTTGA